The Theileria annulata chromosome 3, complete sequence, *** SEQUENCING IN PROGRESS *** genome has a segment encoding these proteins:
- a CDS encoding DNA repair (RAD6) endonuclease, putative (note;~Tap-24g11.q1c.C.cand.88 - score = 98.86) produces the protein MPPLSYEKAILRSFVPTWRESLILYFKNGTLDKQKNHSLAKSVGSSQRVDSDFQNGLAIISSGIDTNRLLFYLLIYIANPLHIYENDSFIADFNPSQLKSDSITDKSFKSITPTDRIHTINYNSGNVKTRGKKGEKRQKLDNFEISYRNETNEPNIIISDKSLIDSEMNLRINHQVDDDELYDLGVKNSNLVLKSKSFYRMIFSMSESETLPKFRNRMFLFNDLNVQSTVTIYSHLVFVLGFEVTDFENYETTYKYLTNKLFKDQERELTGANQLNNNAEYCQINPGNSAQIVLPKLVFIDGSVISSSRQQLYVNGGYFCINTRVLLNDILTSKILPEIIGGIVIMNAHQIAEDCNIPFVIRLLRMRNKVAFVKAVSNNVHFFKGNNLSYCLKNIFSKNVYLFPRCHHAIEAVLNDTQVQPLTFEVSFPLSETASEAYNSILKIIWTIVQSMKRLKYDIDMNKIVYTTNKLLIRLLRKQSKSTKVYQSTAPQANKTKFNSSDFYIDTLLKFRRLLDHLLFTDPITFLEELDNIITENSNWVCTPNGIKLFKKSNERLFKIENDKIELNIENNLKVEYLMNILKTDITNDQLVQIIKSNFKRYKIYNRVPNKLYNQFYIRNYLDKLKTKRKYLNLSIARRRLVRLERNHLRFFNKYFNSGKKLKRNVLIVVENFYLVDYLTKYFKYPEYHLTKLMKYLQHSLYTANTSMTKDTSSFINEYYSNINKKILNKSNVYNLYKILLRQLEQSNLNPDILKLDNNNDENNDTNNNNDTINKTNETNHHNHNNTNNDNDNDDDVEEMEEDYKSESEDENEVFSIINEKAIDVNELMNYIDITLEFDQYVENSLYIVKSYSNISSSRMDKYDRLMTTLMNVNPCIILIYSPNVHVFRTIENYCAHKFARGDLRRKKMNFLQVHVLSYKDCLETHRFAKCLKSEVDAWASLQTEKKTQVIRLDEGILLNRASLIGQVIVDSREMHCKLPFYLFNLGINVVPNVLEIGDYLITRDICIERKSIIDLHISLNNARLSKQISEMCSAYNNPFLLIEFEEDDLFHLPSTGYTKGGYNYIYIKLIILCCNFPKLRLIWSSSPKHSANIIKYLKANRTEPDLINNDYLIKNFRNKSEKLENRPELNSTEKDDATDIKSESINAKSENVKTENVSQSVKPEDIFKAKSENTEGTVDTKSGTCEDTTNDKPEDTDVSNSDTKPDDVCENTVDNNVDDANKSNEITESNEANEVTETNKTDNTDENVNNVSENKAENTSENIAETVNSEYNDTKPEDMIEAGVENVNESNEFDESSKTIETNEIKETDKTDKTTETNKTNENNESNNINESIIENINIELDADESSNAEKTDENVLNNEKTEPDNVVEGNHLEKTANEGKEKVIGLKRPEFVKNRDALKILRNIPGVTSHNISQILTRVS, from the exons ATGCCTCCATTATCGTATGAAAAGGCGATTTTGAGAAGTTTTGTGCCAACATGGCGCGAGAGTCTGATTCTTTACTTTAAAAATGGAACACTCGATAAACAAAAGAATCATAGCCTAGCAAAGAGTGTAGGATCAAGCCAAAGAGTTGATTCCGATTTCCAAAATGGACTTGCAATCATTTCCTCAGGTATCGATACAAATCGACTTTTGTTTTATCTACTAATTTACATCGCGAATCCCTTACACATCTATGAAAATGATAGTTTCATCGCAGATTTTAACCCAAGCCAGCTCAAATCAGATAGTATAACCGATAAGTCATTCAAAAGCATTACACCAACGGATAGGATCCATACGATTAACTATAATTCAGGTAATGTAAAAACTAGAGGAAAAAAAGGGGAGAAAAGACAAAAACTggataattttgaaataaGTTATAGAAATGAAACAAATGAaccaaatattataataagCGATAAGAGTCTAATTGACTCGGAAATGAATTTGAGAATTAATCATCAAGTGGATGATGATGAGTTGTATGACCTGGGAGTAAAGAATAGTAATTTGGTTCTAAAATCCAAGTCTTTTTATAGGATGATATTTTCAATGTCAGAGTCAGAAACCTTACCAAAGTTTCGGAACAGAATGTTCCTATTCAACGATTTGAATGTACAGTCTACAGTTACAATATATTCACACCTAGTGTTCGTATTAGGATTTGAAGTTACagattttgaaaattacGAAACAActtacaaatatttaaccAATAAACTATTCAAGGATCAAGAACGAGAATTGACAGGAGCTAATCAGTTGAATAATAATGCAGAATACTGCCAAATAAATCCGGGAAATTCCGCACAAATAGTACTACCAAAATTGGTATTCATAGATGGAAGCGTCATTTCCAGTTCACGCCAGCAGTTATATGTCAATGGAGGCTACTTTTGTATAAATACAAGGGTTTTGCTGAATGACATTTTGACGAGTAAAATTTTGCCCGAGATTATAGGAGGAATTGTGATAATGAATGCACACCAAATTGCGGAGGACTGTAACATACCGTTTGTAATTCGCTTATTGAGAATGCGAAACAAGGTGGCATTTGTCAAAGCTGTTAGTAATAATGTGCACTTCTTCAAAGGTAATAACCTAAGCTATTGTTTAAAGAACATTTTCAGCAAGAACGTTTATTTGTTCCCCAGATGCCACCACGCAATTGAAGCTGTATTAAATGACACGCAAGTCCAACCGTTGACATTTGAAGTGTCATTCCCACTTAGTGAGACGGCCTCAGAAGCATACAATAGtattctaaaaataatatggaCGATTGTTCAAAGCATGAAGAGACTAAAGTATGATATCGATATGAATAAAATCGTGTATACGACCAACAAGTTATTGATCAGGTTATTGAGAAAACAGTCTAAAAGTACTAAGGTATACCAGTCAACAGCACCCCAAGCAAATAAAACAAAGTTCAACAGTAGTGATTTCTATATTGATACGCTCCTAAAGTTCAGGAGACTATTAGACCATCTTCTGTTCACGGATCCTATTACGTTCCTCGAAGAGTTggataatattattactgaAAATTCAAACTGGGTTTGTACGCCAAATGGTATTAAACTGTTCAAAAAATCCAATGAGAG attatttaaaattgagaatgataagattgaattgaatattgaaaataatttgaaggTCGAGTACctaatgaatatattgaaGACAGATATAACAAATGATCAGTTGGTACAGATAAttaaaagtaattttaaaaggTATAAGATTTATAATCGAGTTccaaacaaattatataaccAGTTTTATATCAGAAATTATTTGGATAAGTTAAAAACCAAGAGAAAGTACCTAAACCTAAGCATTGCTAGGAGGAGACTGGTTAGATTAGAAAGAAATCATTTGAGGTTTTTCAACAAATACTTCAACTCAGGGAAGAAACTCAAGAGGAATGTGTTAATAGTGGTGGAAAACTTCTATTTGGTTGATTACTTAACTAAATATTTCAAGTATCCAGAATATCACCTAACGAAACTCATGAAGTATTTACAACATAGTTTATACACTGCTAATACTAGTATGACCAAAGATACCAGTAGCTTCATCAACGAATACTAcagtaatattaataaaaaaatactCAATAAAAGTAATGTTTATAATCTATACAAGATTCTACTACGACAATTGGAGCAATCGAACCTTAATCCTGATATACTCAAATTGGACAACAACAACGATGAAAACAATGATACaaacaataataatgaCACCATAAACAAAACTAATGAGACTAATCATCATAAtcataataatacaaataatgataatgatAATGATGATGACGTGGAAGAAATGGAAGAAGATTACAAGAGTGAATCGGAAGATGAGAATGAAGTatttagtataataaatgaaaagGCGATAGATGTTAATGAGTTGATGAATTATATAGATATAACATTGGAATTTGACCAATATGTAGAGAATTCACTGTATATAGTAAAGTCATATAGTAATATTAGCAGCTCCAGGATGGACAAGTACGACAGGCTTATGACCACACTAATGAATGTAAACCCCTGCATAATCCTCATTTACTCACCAAATGTACACGTTTTCAGAACAATTGAGAATTACTGCGCACACAAGTTCGCTAGAGGAGATCTCCGCAGAAAAAAGATGAACTTCCTCCAAGTCCACGTATTGTCGTATAAGGATTGCCTGGAGACCCACAGATTTGCAAAGTGTCTAAAATCAGAAGTGGACGCATGGGCTTCACTCCAAACTGAGAAGAAAACACAGGTGATAAGACTAGATGAAGGAATTCTACTCAACAGGGCAAGTTTGATTGGACAAGTCATAGTTGACTCACGTGAAATGCACTGCAAGCTGCCattctatttatttaatttgggAATAAATGTGGTCCCGAACGTTCTTGAAATCGGTGATTATCTCATCACTAGAGATATTTGTATTGAGCGGAAGAGCATTATTGATCTTCATATCTCACTCAATAATGCCAGACTATCCAAACAG ATATCTGAGATGTGTAGCGCGTACAACAATCCGTTCTTATTAATTGAGTTTGAAGAGGATGATCTGTTTCATTTGCCATCCACTGGATACACCAAAGGAGGATACAATTACATTTACATCAA attaataatattgtgtTGTAATTTCCCGAAACTGAGGTTAATTTGGTCCTCATCGCCCAAGCATTCTGCTAACATTATCAAGTACCTCAAG GCTAATAGAACTGAGCCCGACTTGATAAACAATGACTATTTGATCAAAAACTTTAGAAACAAGTCAGAAAAACTTGAAAACAGACCAGAACTAAATTCTACTGAGAAAGATGACGCTACTGATATTAAATCAGAAAGTATTAACGCCAAGTCTGAGAACGTTAAGACCGAAAATGTCTCTCAAAGCGTTAAACCTGAAGATATTTTCAAAGCTAAATCTGAAAACACTGAAGGTACTGTTGATACTAAGTCTGGTACTTGTGAAGATACTACTAACGACAAACCTGAAGATACTGATGTCTCTAATTCTGACACTAAACCCGATGATGTTTGTGAAAACACAGTTGACAATAATGTTGATGATGCTAACAAATCTAATGAGATTACAGAATCTAATGAAGCTAATGAAGTTACAGAAACTAATAAAACTGATAATACTGAcgaaaatgttaataatgtATCAGAAAATAAAGCTGAAAATACCTCTGAAAATATTGCTGAAACTGTTAACAGTGAGTATAATGACACTAAACCTGAAGATATGATTGAGGCTGGTGTTGAAAATGTTAATGAATctaatgaatttgatgaaTCTAGTAAAACTATTGAGactaatgaaattaaagaaaCTGACAAAACTGATAAAACTACTGAAACAAATAAAACCAATGAAAATAACGAATCTAATAACATTAATGAATctattattgaaaatattaacattgAGTTGGATGCTGATGAAAGTTCTAATGCTGAGAAAACTGACGAAAATGTgctaaataatgaaaaaacAGAGCCTGACAATGTAGTTGAAGGAAATCACTTGGAGAAAACTGCAAATGAAGGGAAAGAAAAGGTGATAGGTCTCAAGAGACCTGAGTTCGTAAAGAACAGAGACGCATTGAAGATTTTACGTAACATCCCAGGAGTTACGTCCCACAACATCTCACAGATTTTGACAAGGGTAAGTTAG
- a CDS encoding uncharacterized protein (note;~Tap-24g11.q1c.cand.162 - score = 19.16) has translation MSFNPPLLQDVHTKNLLPVLANGEAYILLRPKTSVTLQLSKRKLSGKGSTILTTHRIVFIKDQNDDFKKVFSSLSVPYSHLEHPLFVQPLLLSNHLKFNATSDRNGAHPFESEGVFKVHFVTGGAQLFLNMFFKFYARFRNNPSLMSSNNPISDLRDDNCAFVDPSDPSHVYFTQPETTQIAEQQESAQPQQQNNVTTLQDLAPDTRTANLMNQVGKSSAIFRFGG, from the exons atgtcGTTTAATCCGCCTCTTTTACAAGATGTTCACACAA AGAATTTGCTACCCGTTCTGGCTAACGGTGAAGCTTATATTCTATTAAGGCCCAAAACTAGCGTTACTTTACAACTTTCCAAACG aaagTTGAGTGGCAAGGGAAGCACGATCTTAACAACTCACAGGATAGTTTTTATAAAGGATCAGAATGATGACTTTAAGAAGGTCTTTTCAAGCCTCAGTGTGCCATACTCTCACCTTGAACACCCACTTTTCGTACAACCACTACTACTCTCAAATCACCTCAAATTCAATGCCACTTCT GATAGAAATGGAGCACATCCATTTGAATCCGAAGGTGTATTTAAGGTTCATTTTGTGACAGGAGGGGCTCAATTATTCTTAAATATGTTTTTCAAGTTCTACGCTAGGTTCAGGAACAACCCTTCACTAATGTCATCAAATAACCCGATCTCAGATCTCAGGGATGATAACTGTGCATTCGTTGACCCAAGTGATCCTTCTCACGTTTATTTCACACAACCAGAGACCACTCAAATTGCAGAACAACAAGAATCAGCTCAACCACAACAACAGAACAACGTTACAACCCTTCAGGATTTGGCTCCAGACACTAGAACTGCCAACTTGATGAACCAAGTAGGTAAAAGTTCAGCAATATTTCGTTTTGGAGGATGA
- a CDS encoding uncharacterized protein (note;~Tap-24g11.q1c.cand.163 - score = 57.33;~7 probable transmembrane helices predicted for TA04335 by TMHMM2.0 at aa 368-390, 410-432, 447-469, 579-601, 606-623, 628-650 and 738-760): MLAGILFLDRLSYNTSVQEHGYLNRYSLNELTVTEINQMYLTKGELLKSHIDDQNNGLKLGKQSRTDFHCHYYSNKNNYTDYTNYYTTSINNDGKGESDKPYSCWSSEHFDDTPQVFITLSNILSDIKNIEVGFNRFLYSFSTSGKNGAIPGHSILFRLNCMRCMPRGATLLIATVNTENFEEDLTSVLLSVTALRHFSTAKYLSQNIFLLVTMRQLTFSAGTRQFLQDYFNSPYFKLRSGTIHNALVLDLGCNNCSSYLISYEGIDGWLPNQDIVNIFVEIANVESLVVNVRGMWTSIFRMAVNVDRTRHHVPLLERNINAFSLICKYTSYSESKVKNNEELLLKSLILTLRNQNNLDTVLERSFNFYFFVSPTSFVSISVYSLVVPLLFIRPISKIILYPFFDNLQMFLGISLVFFNIFVGSIPAYFILLKLVKKNSGNPFNSQIIQRIKFSLLVLVLSYFVVFLFNSLLFYKTSNLFGDDYTNVDYLSKDLLLPKRNNSILNKFKFQNLIRVLKHFKLKFMNKFRKNDNNEDNSDTTNTGDTAKNVVHNSMEIMRTKEIMRCMGYYWYILRLPDRLPSIELFLLYSVYFVSLSFLLGLSVLNWSLSFLLSIVLLVPFNVISTKSVLRGKITASISTIYFIIFTIFFYPFEGKVGIARAFLFENSKKCFKILGEFFSSGWFRKNDITNDLGDKFSYISEHVFGSKTQWINSRGNLFLLRKIYSASENHLLFGSYNIVVLLFMFGIISHTLFLNLLLLIKRSHKVKSD; this comes from the coding sequence ATGCTGGCGggaattttatttttggaTCGTCTTAGCTACAATACATCGGTTCAGGAGCATGGATACCTAAACCGCTATTCATTGAATGAACTAACAGTAACAGAAATCAATCAGATGTATTTAACTAAGGGAGAACTATTAAAATCTCACATAGATGACCAAAATAATGGATTAAAGCTTGGAAAACAGTCAAGAACTGATTTTCACTGCCATTACTACTCaaacaaaaataactatactgattatactaattattatacaacatctattaataatgatggTAAGGGCGAGAGTGATAAACCCTATTCATGTTGGTCATCAGAACATTTTGATGATACTCCCCAAGTGTTCATAACGCTGTCAAATATATTGAGTGATATAAAAAACATCGAGGTTGGATTTAATAGATTTTTATACTCGTTTTCAACGAGTGGTAAAAATGGTGCAATTCCAGGCCATAGCATATTATTTCGTCTGAATTGCATGAGATGTATGCCCAGAGGAGCAACATTGCTAATTGCAACAGTTAATACAGAGAATTTTGAGGAAGATTTAACGAGCGTCCTGCTCAGTGTAACAGCTTTGAGACACTTTTCAACAGCAAAGTATCTCTCACAGAACATTTTCCTGCTAGTGACAATGCGTCAACTGACATTTTCAGCAGGAACTAGACAGTTTTTGCAAGACTACTTCAATAGTCCGTACTTCAAACTGAGATCTGGAACAATACATAACGCATTGGTGCTTGATTTGGGCTGTAATAACTGTTCATCGTACCTAATTTCATATGAAGGAATAGATGGCTGGTTGCCCAACCAAGATATTGTTAACATCTTTGTTGAAATCGCAAATGTAGAATCACTTGTAGTAAATGTGAGAGGGATGTGGACCTCGATTTTTAGAATGGCAGTTAACGTTGATAGAACCAGACATCACGTACCACTTTTAGAGAGGAATATTAATGCATTCTCACTGATTTGTAAATATACCAGTTATAGCGAGTCGAaggtaaaaaataatgagGAACTGTTACTGAAGTCGTTAATTCTGACTTTGAGGAATCAGAACAACTTGGACACCGTTTTGGAAAGATCCTTCAACTTTTATTTCTTTGTTAGTCCAACTTCATTTGTATCAATTTCAGTCTACAGCTTAGTCGTTCCACTCTTGTTTATCAGACCAATTTCGAAAATTATCCTTTATCCGTTCTTCGATAACTTGCAAATGTTCCTAGGCATTTCGCTAGTctttttcaatatattcGTGGGATCAATTCCAGCCTACtttattctattaaaaCTGGTTAAAAAGAATTCCGGGAACCCATTCAACTCACAAATTATTCAACGGATCAAATTCTCATTATTGGTGCTGGTATTATCGTATTTCGTAGTCTTCCTGTTCAACTCACTACTGTTTTATAAAACGAGTAATTTATTTGGGGATGACTACACTAATGTAGATTATCTATCAAAAGATTTACTGCTCCCGAAGCGGAATAATTCAATATTGAACaagtttaaatttcaaaatttaatacgagttttaaaacattttaaacttaaatttatgaataaatttcgtaaaaatgataataatgaGGATAATTCGGATACGACAAACACGGGAGATACAGCGAAAAATGTTGTACATAATAGTATGGAAATAATGAGGACTAAAGAAATCATGAGATGCATGGGATATTACTGGTATATATTGAGATTACCAGACCGTCTGCCAAGTATTGAATTGTTTCTATTATACTCAGTTTACTTTGTATCATTATCGTTTTTGCTAGGATTGTCAGTTTTAAATTGGTCTTTGTCATTCTTACTCTCAATTGTACTGTTAGTGCCCTTTAATGTGATTAGTACTAAAAGCGTTTTAAGAGGTAAAATCACAGCCTCAATCAGTACAATTTACTTCATCATATTCACAATATTTTTCTATCCATTTGAAGGCAAAGTGGGTATTGCAAGGGCCTTTTTGTTtgaaaattctaaaaaGTGCTTCAAAATCTTGGGGGAATTTTTTAGCTCAGGCTGGTTTAGGAAAAATGATATAACGAACGATCTGGGAGATAAATTCTCGTACATTTCTGAACACGTATTTGGATCTAAAACTCAATGGATAAACTCAAGAGGAAATTTGTTTCTTTTAAGGAAAATCTACTCAGCTTCGGAAAATCATCTTCTCTTTGGATCCTATAATATTGTGGTTCTTCTCTTCATGTTTGGAATCATCTCACACACGCTCTTTTTAAACCTCTTACTACTCATTAAACGAAGTCACAAAGTTAAATCAgactaa
- a CDS encoding RNA processing factor, putative (note;~Tap-24g11.q1c.cand.163 - score = 57.33) — MKKDSEKKKSVKAVKNEKKRERQRIRGLDPKVGRKGKKMEKVLELRTQKKKQKRIERRKRKEDEIRGIPVIRKTPHTIESLRRFDETIVDPEDVEVKFEEQIDEFSDHFSRNITPKLLITSTRRPSEKMRTYMKELLLVLSNSFYFAREEYKLKEVVKHAKENGFTSILLVTQGSNKLPNGLYICSLPRGPTTFFKLTSLKLASEMKGAGVLVATKPEIVLNSFNTRLGRRIGRQIASLFSLDPEFEGRRVITFHNQRDMIFFRHHR; from the exons ATGAAGAAGGATTCTGAGAAG AAAAAATCAGTAAAGGCCGTTAAGAATGAAAAGAAGCGTGAAAGGCAAAGAATTCGAGGCCTTGACCCTAAAGTTGGAAGAAAGGGCAAGAAGATGGAAAAGGTTCTGGAGCTGAGAACTCAAAAGAAAAAACAAAAGAGAATTGAGAGAAGGAAACGTAAAGAAGATGAAATAAGAGGGATTCCAGTGATTAGAAAAACACCGCACACAATTGAGTCCCTAAGACGTTTCGACGAGACCATCGTGGATCCTGAGGATGTTGAAGTCAAGTTTGAGGAGCAAATTGACGAGTTTTCTGACCATTTCTCCAGAAATATTACTCCAAAACTCCTAATAACATCCACAAG AAGGCCTTCGGAGAAGATGAGGACGTATATGAAGGAGTTATTGCTGGTTTTgtcaaattcattttattttgcG AGGGAAGAGTATAAGCTGAAGGAGGTTGTGAAACACGCTAAAGAGAACGGTTTCACAAGCATTTTACTAGTAACTCAAGGCTCCAATAAGCTCCCAAATGGCCTTTACATATGCTCACTACCGA GAGGACCTActacattttttaaacttaCAAGTCTTAAATTGGCATCTGAAATGAAAGGTGCAGGCGTTTTGGTGGCAACGAAGCCCgaaattgttttaaacTCGTTCAATACGAGACTAGGAAGAAGAATTGGAAGACAAATCGCATCACTATTCAGTcta GACCCAGAATTTGAAGGCAGAAGAGTTATTACATTCCATAATCAAAGAGATATGATTTTTTTCCGTCATCATaggtaa
- a CDS encoding uncharacterized protein (note;~1 probable transmembrane helix predicted for TA04345 by TMHMM2.0 at aa 213-235) produces MANSLVSFLERRKKTAVKASTLLQKTEEPSEEEQQDKDAEEEQEPQSEHDNEWRVSSDESDEALQTHSNFGPNLVKIIQTVENGEPEDSVKESQERKTQQIWPRETEQQVEEPPAKPKIWVPKFRDSKGVLSSKNDVDLAESVKMFTKNDLSSLKKKKKSKPKSQEQEDDFAVVKVKFDVFSLLKDEYSQFKSQKFTMDEQLIKMKYSDRFDFSYLTFIIKFIYYRLVIIKFIYYRLVIIKFIYYRLATGVICFISKFK; encoded by the exons ATGGCAAATTCACTGGTGTCATTCCTTGAAAGAAGGAAGAAAACAGCCGTCAAGGCTTCAACACTACTTCAAAAAACCGAGGAACCGAGCGAAGAGGAACAGCAAGATAAAGATGCTGAGGAGGAACAAGAACCACAGTCTGAACACGATAACGAGTGGCGTGTAAGCAGCGATGAGAGTGACGAGGCGTTGCAAACGCATTCAAATTTTGGTCCAAATTTGGTAAAAATAATCCAAACAGTTGAAAACGGAGAACCTGAAGATTCTGTAAAGGAGTCCCAGGAACGTAAAACTCAGCAGATCTGGCCTCGAGAGACTGAGCAGCAGGTTGAGGAGCCGCCAGCGAAGCCGAAGATTTGGGTCCCCAAGTTCAGAGATTCTAAAGGGGTTTTAAGCTCGAAAAACGACGTAGACTTGGCTGAATCTGTCAAAATGTTCACGAAAAATGATTTGTCGAGTttgaagaagaagaagaaaagTAAGCCGAAATCGCAGGAGCAGGAGGATGATTTTGCTGTCGTCAAGGTCAAATTTGATGTTTTTTCGCTATTAAAGGATGAGTATTCGCAATTTAAATCACAGAAATTTACAATGGACGAACAATTAATCAAGATGAAATATTCTGATAGGTTCGACTTCAGCtatttaacatttattattaaatttatttattatagactagttattattaaatttatttattatagactagttattattaaatttatttattatagacta gcAACTGGTGTAATTTGTTTCAtaagtaaatttaaatga